A window of the Thunnus albacares chromosome 15, fThuAlb1.1, whole genome shotgun sequence genome harbors these coding sequences:
- the chmp3 gene encoding charged multivesicular body protein 3, which produces MGLFGRTPDKPPKDLINEWSQKIRKEMRVIDRQIRDIQREEEKVKRSIKDAAKKGQKDVCIILAKEMIQSKRAVSKLYASKAQMNSVLLSMKNQLSVLRVAGALQKSTEVMKAMQSLVKIPEIQATMRELSKEMMKAGIIEEMLEDTFESMEDGEEMEEAAEEEVDKILFEITAGALGKAPSKVTDALPEMEPPGAAAASDDESEEDIEAMQSRLAALRS; this is translated from the exons ATGGGGCTGTTCGGCAGAACACCGGATAAACCACCAAAGGATCTG aTCAATGAATGGTCTCAAAAGATCAGGAAGGAAATGAGAGTGATTGACAGACAAATTCGAG ACAttcaaagagaagaagaaaaagttaaaaGGTCCATCAAAGACGCTGCCAAAAAGGGACAAAAGGATGTGTGCATCATCCTTGCAAAGGAGATGATTCAGTCGAAACGAGCTGTCTCAAAACTTTACGCTTCGAAAGCCCAGATGAACTCTGTGCTACTCAGCATGAAGAATCAGCTTT CTGTACTGCGTGTAGCTGGAGCCCTGCAGAAGAGCACAGAGGTCATGAAAGCCATGCAGAGCCTTGTCAAGATCCCAGAGATCCAGGCCACCATGAGGGAGCTATCAAAGGAGATGATGAAG GCCGGCATCATTGAGGAAATGCTAGAAGACACATTTGAGAGCatggaagatggagaggagatggaggaagcAGCGGAGGAGGAAGTTGACAAGATCCTGTTTGAGATCACAGCAG GCGCCCTTGGCAAAGCACCGAGCAAAGTCACAGACGCCCTGCCTGAAATGGAGCCCCCCGGAGCCGCTGCGGCCTCAGATGATGAGTCAGAGGAGGACATTGAAGCGATGCAGTCGAGACTGGCAGCTCTTAGGAGCTAA
- the reep1 gene encoding receptor expression-enhancing protein 1 isoform X1 produces the protein MVSWIISRLVVLVFGTLYPAYSSYKAVKSKDVREYVKWMMYWIIFAMFTTVEVFTDMFLCWLPFYYELKIAFVVWLLSPYTKGSSVLYRKFVHPTLSSKEKDIDDYICQAKDKSYDTLVHFGRKGLNVAATAAVMAATKSQGVLSDRLRSFSMQDLSSYQSDPDNTDPGTTQPAPTQHRSRSMTRSKTESYSKGHEFDMTEYEVLGLDQLEPKELPSKSITPSESQTESTTLTSTLTPQSTPPSTPSPPPTPTPPAPEQPEEVEKGVQAASSSQQLRLVKRKAPEPPLRVLRPLTRSRSALSSNNEAM, from the exons ATGGTCTCCTGGATCATCTCTAGACTTGTGGT ACTTGTGTTTGGTACACTATATCCCGCCTACTCATCTTACAAAGCTGTGAAGTCGAAAGATGTGAGAGAATAT GTGAAATGGATGATGTACTGGATAATATTTGCCATGTTCACCACTGTGGAGGTGTTTACAGATATGTTTCTTTGTTG GCTTCCTTTCTACTATGAGCTGAAGATAGCCTTTGTGGTGTGGCTACTGTCCCCTTACACTAAAGGGTCCAGTGTGCTCTACAGGAAGTTTGTCCATCCCACGCTTTCCTCAAAAGAAAAG GATATTGATGACTACATCTGCCAAGCGAAGGACAAAAGCTATGACACCCTGGTGCATTTTGGGAGAAAAGGGCTGAACGTTGCGGCCACAGCTGCAGTCATGGCTGCAACAAAG AGTCAAGGAGTCCTGTCTGACAGACTGAGGAGTTTCAGCATGCAGGATCTGTCTTCCTACCAGTCCGACCCCGACAACACCGACCCTGGCACCACACAGCCGGCACCGACACAGCACCGGAGCAGATCTATGACGCGCAGCAAGACAGAGAGCTACAGCAAGG GACATGAATTTGACATGACTGAGTATGAGGTGTTGGGGTTAGACCAATTGGAGCCCAAGGAGTTGCCATCCAAGTCCATTACACCCTCTGAGTCCCAGACCGAGTCCACAACCCTCACTTCCACACTGACACCCCAGTCCACCCCGCCCTCCACACCCTCTCCACCTCCTACTCCTACTCCTCCAGCTCCGGAGCAGCCCGAGGAGGTAGAGAAAGGGGTGCAGGCGGCATCGAGCTCTCAGCAGCTCAGGCTGGTTAAGAGGAAGGCTCCTGAG CCACCTCTTAGAGTCTTAAGGCCTCTCACAAGATCCAGGAGTGCTCTTTCTTCGAACAATGAAGCCATGTGA
- the reep1 gene encoding receptor expression-enhancing protein 1 isoform X2 → MVSWIISRLVVLVFGTLYPAYSSYKAVKSKDVREYVKWMMYWIIFAMFTTVEVFTDMFLCWLPFYYELKIAFVVWLLSPYTKGSSVLYRKFVHPTLSSKEKDIDDYICQAKDKSYDTLVHFGRKGLNVAATAAVMAATKSQGVLSDRLRSFSMQDLSSYQSDPDNTDPGTTQPAPTQHRSRSMTRSKTESYSKATS, encoded by the exons ATGGTCTCCTGGATCATCTCTAGACTTGTGGT ACTTGTGTTTGGTACACTATATCCCGCCTACTCATCTTACAAAGCTGTGAAGTCGAAAGATGTGAGAGAATAT GTGAAATGGATGATGTACTGGATAATATTTGCCATGTTCACCACTGTGGAGGTGTTTACAGATATGTTTCTTTGTTG GCTTCCTTTCTACTATGAGCTGAAGATAGCCTTTGTGGTGTGGCTACTGTCCCCTTACACTAAAGGGTCCAGTGTGCTCTACAGGAAGTTTGTCCATCCCACGCTTTCCTCAAAAGAAAAG GATATTGATGACTACATCTGCCAAGCGAAGGACAAAAGCTATGACACCCTGGTGCATTTTGGGAGAAAAGGGCTGAACGTTGCGGCCACAGCTGCAGTCATGGCTGCAACAAAG AGTCAAGGAGTCCTGTCTGACAGACTGAGGAGTTTCAGCATGCAGGATCTGTCTTCCTACCAGTCCGACCCCGACAACACCGACCCTGGCACCACACAGCCGGCACCGACACAGCACCGGAGCAGATCTATGACGCGCAGCAAGACAGAGAGCTACAGCAAGG CCACCTCTTAG
- the mrpl35 gene encoding 39S ribosomal protein L35, mitochondrial, with the protein MAAALARTVSGLLRPLSVSICARTPKMCQFSSLIQPQPFYSSAAAAVRAPLRAAVCQTPRFSILQRVSALAPSLTLQPSRSLTYYSLKKGKRKSVKSVTERFMRLHCGLWIRRKAGYKKKLWKKKPARRKRLREHVFCNKTQSRLLDKMTTSFWKRRNWYANDPYLKYHDRVNLKV; encoded by the exons ATGGCGGCGGCTCTGGCGAGGACGGTGTCCG GGCTGCTGAGGCCGCTGTCTGTCTCAATATGCGCCAGGACACCAAAGATGTGTCAGTTCTCCAGCCTCATCCAGCCTCAGCCTTTCTACAGCTCTGCTGCAGCCGCTGTCCGCGCTCCTCTGCGTGCTGCAGTGTGTCAGACACCCCGGTTTAGCATCCTGCAACG cGTGTCAGCTCTTGCTCCGTCTCTGACTCTGCAGCCCAGCAGAAGTCTGACGTACTACAGTCTGAAGAAGGGAAAGAGGAAGAGCGTGAAATCTGTGACAGAAAGGTTCATGAGGCTGCACTGTGGCCTTTGGATCAGACGCAAG GCTGGATACAAGAAGAAACTGTGGAAGAAGAAACCTGCCAGACGAAAGCGCCTGAGGGAGCATGTCTTCTGTaacaaaacacagagcagaCTTTTGGATAAAATGACAACATCTTTTTGGAAAAGGAGGAACTGGTATGCAAATGATCCATACCTGAAGTACCATGACCGGGTCAACCTTAAAGTGTAA
- the si:dkey-21a6.5 gene encoding proprotein convertase subtilisin/kexin type 5, producing the protein MDCRGVLPAIAAACFLGMVVSQTTLTPAVVNTTLIENVTGLTVTPVILSSTTPGCFAFNTSTCEPCAPGSQYDNNTLLCVCCPDPGLCLFPGACLPCNKGFYQSMAGQQQCLPCDRGFYTNFTGSPLCHPCPPGSFSNNTGGESCTSCSPGFFSSEQSSTSCAPCTQGSFCNSSGCTQCQTCPGGTEALKAAAKTCSPCRPGMHKAPHETLCQICGSGYFQIHWGQESCDVCPENHYCPSPDVNPIQCPNDAFCPAGSLAPSYCMETFFRKSGDTCELAPVTIALLVIGGGVALLFIILMVLRQRRDADGELTMARAPLLRKERPQGRYYGIPCDAEPVYAGW; encoded by the exons ATGGACTGTCGGGGAGTTCTGCCTGCGATAGCCGCCGCTTGCTTCCTAG GCATGGTGGTGAGCCAGACCACACTTACGCCCGCTGTAGTGAACACCACTCTCATTGAGAATGTGACCGGTCTGACTGTAACTCCCGTGATTCTCAGCAGCACGACCCCCGGCTGCTTTGCATTCAACACTTCTACTTGTGAGCCCTGTGCACCAGGATCCCAGTACGACAACA AcaccctgctgtgtgtgtgttgtcctgaCCCCGGGCTCTGTCTATTTCCTGGAGCCTGCCTACCGTGCAACAAAGGCTTCTATCAGTCAATGGCTGGACAGCAGCAGTGTCTGCCCTGCGACCGCGGCTTCTACACAAA TTTCACTGGAAGTCCATTATGTCACCCCTGCCCTCCTGGATCCTTCAGTAATAACACTGGTGGAGAAAGTTGCACAAGTTGTTCACCAG GTTTCTTTTCATCAGAGCAGAGTTCCACTTCATGTGCACCATGTACACAAGGAAGCTTTTGCAA CTCCTCTGGTTGTACCCAGTGTCAGACGTGTCCTGGAGGAACAGAAGCTCTAAAGGCTGCTGCTAAAACCTGCTCACCATGTCGGCCAG GCATGCACAAGGCTCCCCATGAGACTTTGTGTCAGATCTGCGGCAGTGGCTATTTCCAGATCCACTGGGGCCAGGAAAGCTGTGACGTCTGCCCAGAGAATCACTACTGCCCT AGTCCAGATGTGAACCCCATTCAGTGTCCCAACGATGCTTTCTGTCCAGCGGGCAGCTTGGCTCCAAGCTACTGCATGGAGACTTTCTTCCGCAAATCAGGGGACACTTGTGAACTGGCCCCTGTCACTATTGCTCTGTTAGTCATCGGAGGAGGGG TGGCCTTACTCTTCATCATTTTAATGGTACTACGTCAACGGAGGGACGCTGACGGAGAGCTGACTATGGCTCGAGCTCCGTTATTACGCAAAGAACGACCTCAAGGTCGATACTACGGGATACCCTGCGATGCAGAACCTGTATATGCTGGCTGGTGA